The nucleotide sequence GTGCTCACAACGGGCGATGGCGGGATGATCACGACCCGGCATGAAGACTGGGATCGGCAATTCAGGCTTCTTCGCCAGCATGGCATGAGTGTCACGGATAAAGATCGGCATGAGGCGGATACGGTTGTTTTCGAATCGTACGATTGTTTAGGGTATAATTACAGAATGACCGATATTCAGGCGGCTATCGGAAGAGAACAGCTTTGCCGTCTTCCCGCTGTTGTCGAAAAACGTCGTGCGCTGGCTCGTCGATATGAAGATTTGCTTAGCGGTATTGAGGGGCTGGAAATACCGCATGAGCCGACGTGGACACGGAGCAATTGGCAAAGTTATTGCGTGATGCTTCCCGAGAATGTTGGTCAAAAGGCGACGATGGAGTATCTTCTAAAGCATGGGATTGCCACTCGCCGAGGAATTATGTGCGCCCATCGTGAACCAGCCTATTCCAACCATACCGCACGTTATCCATTGCCTCTTTCCGAAAATGCACAGGACAGATGCATCTTATTGCCGCTCTTCCCGCAGTTGGAACCGACCGAGCAGGATCGGGTAGCTGCAGTTCTTCAAAAAGCATGCATGAGAAGATGAAATATCCGGACGGATCAAGTTCTTTCAGGCAGTTGGTCAGCGTAATTACGCCCGCGCATAACGAGGCCGCTAATCTAGCATTGCTCTTCTCCCGATTAAAGAAATCTCTCGATGCGACGGGATTCGATTGGGAATGGATATTGGTGGATGATGCCTCGATCGACGACACGTTTCCCGTCTTCCGCAAATTGGCGGCGGAGGATCAGCGGTTGCGGGGTTGCCGATTTTCAAGAAATTTCGGATCACATAGAGCGATAGCCTGTGGGCTGAATAATGCTCCTGGAAATTGTGCGATTGTTTTAGCCGCGGACTTGCAGGATCCGCCGGAAGAAATTCCGAGATTGTTGGAAGAATGGGAAAAAGGTGCTCAAATAGTATGGGCGGTTCGAGGAAAGCGGGAGGGTCATATCGGGAAAGACAAACTATTTTCTAAAATATACTATAAATTAATGCGTTATTCCCTGGCTATGAAGAACCTACCGCCCACTGGCGCTGATTTTTTTCTTCTTGATAGGCGGGTCATTGTCGCTTTTAACGAATTCGGTGAAAATAATGTGAGCATATTCTCGCTATTATCATGGATGGGCTTTAGGCAAAAATCCATTCTATACGATAAGCAGAGCCGGCGATTCGGCAAGTCCGGGTGGACTTTTAAAAAAAAGATCAAGCTGGTCGTCGATACGATCACGTCGTTTACCTATTTTCCTATACGCCTTATGACTTATACCGGTTTTCTCTTCGCTTTGATCGGATTTTGCTATTTGGCTGTTGTCCTTTTTAATGCACTCAGAGGCGTTCCCCCCCAAGGTTGGTCTTCCTTGATGACGGTATTGTTGGTGGTGAGCGGAATAATGATGTTTATGCTGGGGGTGCTCGGTGAATATTTGTGGCGTGCGCTTGACGAAGCTCGTCACCGGCCACGTTATCTGATAGAAGACAGTCTCAACATGTCGCAGTCCGAAACAGTGGATGCAGGGAACAACTGTCATGCCGATAGAGCTGAGCGTTATTGCCCCCCTCTATAACGAGGAGGAGGGCATTGCTGAAAATACCAGGAAGCTTCTGCGGGTTCTGAAGGAATGTGGACGAACCTGGGAATTGATCCTGGTCAACGACGGGAGCACCGACGGATCCCTGGGATTGCTGAAGCCTCTCGCCGTCGCCGAAGAACATCTGAACCTGATCACCTATCCGGTCAACCGGGGGCGGGGGTATGCCCTGCGCCAGGGGTTCGCCGCCGCCCGGGGACGCTTTATCGTTACCACCGAATCCGACCTCTCCTGGGGGGAGGGTATCATCGAAAAACTCTACCGGGCCTTGAAGGAAACGGGACTGGACGTGGTGATCGCCTCCCCCTACAAGGACGGCGGCCGCCTGGAAAACATCCCCTTCAAGCGCGCGTTTCTGAGCCGGTTCGGCAATAAACTCCTCTCCGCCTCCGTCTCCGGGGACCTGACCATGCTCAGCGGAATGACCCGGGGATACCGCCGGGAAGTCATCCAGGCCTTGGATTTGGAATCCGACCGCAAGGAAATCCACCTGGAGATCGCGGCCAAATGCCTGGCCCTGGGATACCGGGTGGGGGAGATTCCCGCCGTCCTCCGTTGGGAGCCGGCCGTTCCCGGGAAACGGGGGCGCCAATCCAAGTTCCATTCGCGCCGTCTGATTTTCAGCCACCTGGCCTTTTCCTTTTATCAGAAGCCGATGCTGATATTCGGAGCCGTGGGGCTCCTGATGGTGTTGGGGGGAATCGCGCTGGGCGTCATGTTTTTCGTTCAATTCCTAATGAGGACCCTTTACCCGGCCCGGCCGATTTATCTATTGATGGTTATCCTCCTGGTGGCGGGGATACAGATGCTCAGTTTCGGTTTTCTCGCCAATCAGATGGGGAGCCTGAAGAGAGACATCTATCGGCTGCAGCGCCTGGCCAAATCTTCCGGCGCGGGAGCGGCCGCCGATGTGGACGATTGAACGTTTTCGGAGGAACAGCCGGGTTTCCATGTTCGGCTCCGTCGACGGCGATCTCCGCCCGGCCGCAGTGAATGGTTGAATCTCCCCTCATAAAGCGGGCCCCTGTCCTGAATCCCGGCATCGAGGCGATGAGGGTGTTGGCGATGGGATCGGTGTTCTTCGCACATTTTTCCCCCTATCCGAGCCCGTCCCCCCTCTTTTCGGCTCCTCCCTGGTACCTTGCTCTCATCGCCGTGGTTTCCACCGCCGGAGTGCCGGTATTCTTCTTCATCAGCGGTTATCTGGCGCCCCGGGAAGGGCGGGAATCTTTTCTCGGGTATCTCCTCTCCCGGCGTTACCTGATTCCCTGGTTGTTATGGGCCACCATCCTCTATTTTCCGCTTGTCGGGGTCACCGGCGGGAGGAGTTCCTGGGAGGGCTGGGCCCGATTCCTGATCGGTTATTCCTCCGTTTATTACTTTCTTGCCCTGCTTATGCTTTTTGAAATCGGGCGGTACCTTTTCAGAAACGTCGATTGCAGGGTGCTGTTTTCGACCGGGTTGGTGGGGGGCGTCGTCTGCTCGGCGCTGGTCTTCAGGTATGCCATCGCGCTTCCCCAGGGGTACCGGCATGTTTCACCGGCGGCTACCTACCTCAATCCGCTCATGTTCTTCGCCAGTTACTCCATGGGCCTCGTTTTCCGCCGGAGCGGGGCGGGGGCGTGGGCCGCGCGCAACCGGGCCCCGATCCTGGTGGCGGCGGCGGCGCTGGCCGTCGCCAAGTATCTGGAAACCCTGGTGCTGGCGGGTCGGTTCGATTCGTGGAGCGTGTATTTTTCGCCCGTCTCTCTGATCTTCGGATTGGGGGTATCGGCGGCCGGGTTTGTGCTCTTGATCGCTCCGGCGCGTCCCGGCGCCCCGCGGTACTGGATCACACTTGGAGGAATGGTCCTGCCGGTATACCTGGTACATCTGATATTCACCGGGGCGTTCAGGTGCCTTTTCGCGAGACGGGGATGGCCTTTGTTCCCCTGGCATCTGTTTGTCTTGCCCCTTTGCGCCGCCGGTTCGTTCCTGCTGGTCTGGATCGGCGGCCGCGTCACCCCCCGCCCCTGGCGGCGTTATATCTGGGGGACGGAGGAGAGAAGGAACGTCAAGCCGACCCCCGTGCCAGAAAGTCCAGGAGAATGTCGGTAATAAGGGCCGAGCTGGTTCCGCTTCCGAATATCTTCGGCC is from bacterium and encodes:
- a CDS encoding glycosyltransferase family 2 protein — translated: MKYPDGSSSFRQLVSVITPAHNEAANLALLFSRLKKSLDATGFDWEWILVDDASIDDTFPVFRKLAAEDQRLRGCRFSRNFGSHRAIACGLNNAPGNCAIVLAADLQDPPEEIPRLLEEWEKGAQIVWAVRGKREGHIGKDKLFSKIYYKLMRYSLAMKNLPPTGADFFLLDRRVIVAFNEFGENNVSIFSLLSWMGFRQKSILYDKQSRRFGKSGWTFKKKIKLVVDTITSFTYFPIRLMTYTGFLFALIGFCYLAVVLFNALRGVPPQGWSSLMTVLLVVSGIMMFMLGVLGEYLWRALDEARHRPRYLIEDSLNMSQSETVDAGNNCHADRAERYCPPL
- a CDS encoding DegT/DnrJ/EryC1/StrS family aminotransferase; amino-acid sequence: MDNKHNIPITRPFIEKAEIKAAQRPIRSGWVTQGPEVAAFENEFRGFVGADHACAVSSCTAALHLALLVVGIKPGDEVITVSHSFIATANSILYCGAAPVFVDIIPGTYNIDPELVERAITPRTKAVLCVHQMGMPCCLEKLMALTRRYSLPLVEDAACAVGSEILIDNSWEKIGKPHGDIACFSFHPRKVLTTGDGGMITTRHEDWDRQFRLLRQHGMSVTDKDRHEADTVVFESYDCLGYNYRMTDIQAAIGREQLCRLPAVVEKRRALARRYEDLLSGIEGLEIPHEPTWTRSNWQSYCVMLPENVGQKATMEYLLKHGIATRRGIMCAHREPAYSNHTARYPLPLSENAQDRCILLPLFPQLEPTEQDRVAAVLQKACMRR
- a CDS encoding glycosyltransferase family 2 protein; translated protein: MPIELSVIAPLYNEEEGIAENTRKLLRVLKECGRTWELILVNDGSTDGSLGLLKPLAVAEEHLNLITYPVNRGRGYALRQGFAAARGRFIVTTESDLSWGEGIIEKLYRALKETGLDVVIASPYKDGGRLENIPFKRAFLSRFGNKLLSASVSGDLTMLSGMTRGYRREVIQALDLESDRKEIHLEIAAKCLALGYRVGEIPAVLRWEPAVPGKRGRQSKFHSRRLIFSHLAFSFYQKPMLIFGAVGLLMVLGGIALGVMFFVQFLMRTLYPARPIYLLMVILLVAGIQMLSFGFLANQMGSLKRDIYRLQRLAKSSGAGAAADVDD
- a CDS encoding acyltransferase, with the translated sequence MVESPLIKRAPVLNPGIEAMRVLAMGSVFFAHFSPYPSPSPLFSAPPWYLALIAVVSTAGVPVFFFISGYLAPREGRESFLGYLLSRRYLIPWLLWATILYFPLVGVTGGRSSWEGWARFLIGYSSVYYFLALLMLFEIGRYLFRNVDCRVLFSTGLVGGVVCSALVFRYAIALPQGYRHVSPAATYLNPLMFFASYSMGLVFRRSGAGAWAARNRAPILVAAAALAVAKYLETLVLAGRFDSWSVYFSPVSLIFGLGVSAAGFVLLIAPARPGAPRYWITLGGMVLPVYLVHLIFTGAFRCLFARRGWPLFPWHLFVLPLCAAGSFLLVWIGGRVTPRPWRRYIWGTEERRNVKPTPVPESPGECR